A single genomic interval of Helianthus annuus cultivar XRQ/B chromosome 13, HanXRQr2.0-SUNRISE, whole genome shotgun sequence harbors:
- the LOC110900644 gene encoding alpha-soluble NSF attachment protein, whose amino-acid sequence MELQVCLLVNYPKHYSNSPEDTLALLYAAQVIQRVHSSPRASIELVHGIWKTQHVHQILQVNCHHSLQEIAELYEQEQNLEQAIAYYDKAADLFQGEEVTTSANQCKQKIAQFSAQLEQYQKAIEIYDEIARQSVNNNLLKYGVRGHLLNAGICQLCKGDVAITNALERYQELDPAFSGTREYKLLADMAAAMDKEDVAKFTDVVKEFDSITKLVIITLLWSYITQDRY is encoded by the exons aTGGAGTTGCAAGTTTGCCTTCTCGTGAACTACCCGAAACACTATTCTAACAGTCCAGAAGACACTCTTGCTCTACTTTACGCAGCTCAGGTAATTCAAAG AGTGCATAGCTCACCTAGAGCAAGCATTGAATTAGTTCATGGAATTTGGAAGACTCAGCATGTCCACCAGATATTGCAAG TAAATTGTCATCACTCTTTGCAGGAAATTGCTGAATTATACGAACAGGAGCAAAATTTGGAGCAAGCCATAGCTTACTATGATAAAGCAGCCGATCTTTTCCAAGGTGAAGAAGTGACAACTTCTGCAAACCAGTGCAAACAGAAAATCGCACAATTTTCAGCTCAACTGGAACA GTATCAGAAAGCTATAGAGATTTACGATGAGATAGCACGACAGTCGGTCAATAATAACTTACTAAAATACGGTGTTAGAGGGCATCTACTGAATGCTGGCATTTGCCAACTCTGTAAAGGCGATGTTGCAATCACAAACGCATTGGAGCGTTACCAG GAATTGGACCCCGCGTTTTCAGGAACACGCGAATACAAATTGCTCGCG GATATGGCTGCTGCTATGGACAAAGAAGATGTTGCAAAGTTCACTGATGTTGTCAAGGAGTTTGACAGCATAACTAAACTGGTAATAATAACTTTATTGTGGTCATATATCACACAAGATAGATATTAA